In Geminicoccaceae bacterium, a single window of DNA contains:
- a CDS encoding inositol monophosphatase yields MAIAEAVAREAGQLGLRYYRRRGQLDIIQKGAQDLVSEADREVELLIRRRIGELFPEDGFVGEEHAPSEPGPDGGYWVVDPIDGTWCFLNGIASWCVSIAWCRNGVIGTGVIYDPCNDELFSGRRGGGAFLNGEPIRVADAKDFTAGTMSVGFSNRSTPQEIIPVLDSLLKQGGMYHRHGSGALGLAWTAAGRLIGYIEPHMNSWDCLAGLLLVEEAGGFACDFLANDGLFEGNRVAAGPRALQGPIDGLFAAS; encoded by the coding sequence CTGGCGATTGCGGAAGCGGTGGCACGCGAGGCCGGTCAGCTTGGCCTGCGCTACTATCGCCGGCGTGGCCAGCTCGACATCATCCAGAAGGGCGCGCAGGATCTGGTCAGCGAGGCCGACCGCGAGGTCGAACTGCTGATCCGCCGCCGCATCGGCGAACTGTTCCCCGAGGACGGTTTTGTCGGCGAGGAGCATGCACCCAGCGAGCCCGGTCCGGATGGCGGATACTGGGTCGTCGATCCGATCGACGGCACCTGGTGCTTTCTCAACGGCATCGCCAGCTGGTGCGTGTCGATCGCATGGTGCCGCAATGGCGTCATCGGGACCGGCGTCATATACGATCCCTGCAATGACGAATTGTTCTCCGGCCGTCGCGGCGGCGGCGCCTTCCTCAACGGCGAGCCGATCCGGGTCGCCGACGCGAAGGACTTCACCGCCGGCACCATGAGCGTCGGGTTCTCCAACCGCAGCACACCGCAGGAGATCATCCCCGTCCTTGACAGCCTGCTGAAGCAGGGCGGGATGTACCATCGCCACGGTTCCGGCGCACTCGGCCTTGCATGGACGGCGGCCGGACGGCTGATCGGCTATATCGAGCCGCACATGAACAGCTGGGACTGCCTCGCGGGTCTGCTGCTGGTCGAGGAAGCGGGCGGGTTCGCCTGCGATTTCCTTGCCAATGACGGCCTGTTCGAAGGCAACCGTGTCGCCGCCGGCCCAAGGGCGCTGCAAGGTCCCATCGACGGGCTTTTCGCCGCCTCCTGA
- a CDS encoding aldo/keto reductase translates to MITVEANGAKIPSIGLGTWALRGEVATRMVASAIESGYRHIDTAARYENEAAVGEGLRASSVPRSEIFLTTKIWPDCFRADDFRASVKERLDLLKVDHVDLLLLHWPNDEVPLAETIEALNWAKATGLTRHIGVSNFTTRYIAEAVRLSTAPLVCNQVEYHPFLLQDKVMQATRAVGMAFTAYRPINRGVVQDNETIAGIAKKHGKSAVQVTLRWLVQQDGVVAIPRTSNPGRAEENIDIFDFGLDGAEMAAISALRSPGGRMVNLDIAPEWD, encoded by the coding sequence ATGATCACTGTCGAGGCCAACGGGGCAAAAATTCCATCCATCGGATTGGGGACGTGGGCTCTGCGTGGCGAGGTCGCGACCCGCATGGTCGCCAGCGCCATCGAATCCGGTTATCGCCACATCGATACGGCGGCGCGCTACGAGAACGAGGCGGCGGTGGGGGAGGGGCTGCGCGCGTCGTCCGTGCCACGTTCGGAGATCTTCCTCACGACGAAGATATGGCCGGACTGCTTTCGTGCCGACGATTTCCGTGCATCGGTCAAGGAGCGGCTCGACCTGCTGAAGGTCGACCATGTCGATCTCCTGCTGCTGCACTGGCCCAATGATGAGGTGCCCCTGGCCGAGACCATCGAGGCACTCAACTGGGCAAAGGCCACCGGCCTCACCCGGCATATCGGAGTGAGCAATTTCACGACGAGGTACATCGCCGAGGCAGTCCGGCTTTCGACGGCGCCCCTGGTGTGCAACCAGGTCGAATATCATCCCTTCCTGTTGCAGGACAAGGTGATGCAGGCGACCCGTGCCGTCGGCATGGCCTTCACCGCCTATCGACCGATCAATCGGGGCGTCGTGCAGGACAACGAGACGATCGCCGGTATCGCGAAAAAGCATGGCAAGAGTGCCGTGCAGGTAACGCTGCGCTGGCTGGTCCAGCAGGATGGCGTGGTCGCCATTCCGCGTACCTCCAATCCCGGCCGCGCGGAGGAGAACATCGACATCTTCGACTTCGGGCTCGATGGGGCGGAAATGGCCGCCATCAGCGCGCTGCGTTCGCCGGGCGGGCGCATGGTCAACCTCGACATCGCACCGGAATGGGACTGA
- a CDS encoding glutathione S-transferase, with product MKFYYSPSSPFVRKVEVAARETGLMDRIALEPVTVTPVAPSDKLMVDNPLSKVPCLVTDDGLSLVDSRVICEYLDSLHDGKKLIPAEPGRRWRVLRLAALADEAMDAAVLTRYETFVRPEDKRWQPWIDNQLAKVTRTLDHVEPDAGRYMGHLCIGTISLACLLGYLDFRYADLRWREGRPALARWFEEMSARPSMQVTVPK from the coding sequence ATGAAATTCTACTATTCGCCGTCTTCTCCCTTCGTGCGCAAGGTTGAGGTGGCCGCCCGCGAGACCGGCCTCATGGACCGCATCGCCCTCGAACCCGTGACGGTGACGCCGGTAGCCCCCAGCGACAAGCTCATGGTGGACAACCCGTTGAGCAAGGTTCCCTGCCTTGTCACCGATGACGGCCTGTCACTGGTCGACAGTCGGGTGATCTGCGAATATCTGGACAGTCTCCATGACGGGAAGAAACTCATTCCAGCAGAACCCGGACGTCGCTGGCGTGTCCTGCGGCTGGCCGCTCTCGCCGACGAGGCCATGGATGCCGCCGTACTCACCCGCTACGAGACCTTCGTCCGTCCCGAGGACAAGCGCTGGCAGCCCTGGATCGATAACCAGCTGGCCAAGGTGACGCGCACGCTGGATCATGTCGAACCGGATGCCGGGCGCTATATGGGCCATCTGTGTATCGGCACGATCTCGCTGGCCTGTCTGCTCGGCTATCTCGACTTCCGCTATGCCGATTTGCGCTGGCGCGAGGGAAGGCCGGCGCTGGCCCGATGGTTCGAGGAGATGTCCGCACGCCCGTCGATGCAGGTTACCGTTCCGAAATAG
- a CDS encoding acyl-CoA thioesterase, which produces MQDPSRQVPNPRNPAVRALAMPADTNPAGDIFGGWILAQMDIAGGVRAYERAAGRVATVAIDSMTFHAPVFVGDVVSLYADVLSVGNTSMAIHIESWARRGRTGEEVLVTEGRFTYVAIDENRKPRPVPPE; this is translated from the coding sequence ATGCAGGATCCGTCACGTCAAGTGCCAAACCCCCGCAATCCCGCCGTCCGTGCGCTGGCCATGCCGGCCGACACCAATCCTGCCGGTGATATATTCGGCGGATGGATACTCGCGCAAATGGATATAGCCGGTGGCGTGCGGGCCTATGAGCGGGCGGCAGGACGGGTGGCGACCGTCGCCATCGACAGCATGACATTCCATGCCCCGGTGTTCGTCGGCGATGTCGTCAGCCTGTATGCAGACGTCCTGTCGGTCGGGAACACGTCCATGGCCATCCACATAGAAAGCTGGGCGAGGCGAGGACGCACCGGCGAGGAGGTCCTCGTCACCGAAGGCCGCTTCACCTATGTCGCCATCGACGAGAACCGCAAGCCCCGCCCTGTCCCGCCGGAGTGA
- the parE gene encoding DNA topoisomerase IV subunit B: protein MSDLFELTDTATSATYTAEDIEVLEGLEPVRRRPGMYIGGTDVNALHHLVAELLDNSMDEAVAGHANRIEIELEAGDAITIRDNGRGIPVDPHPKFPDKSALEVILTTLHSGGKFQNKAYQTAGGLHGVGVSVVNALASELVVEVARDRRLYRQRYARGVPQGRIEDAGAVANRRGTSIRFIPDTEIFGNRVRFDAERLHRMARSKAYLFKGVEIRWSCDPALVEGRSTPARDTFHFPNGLSDFLAGLLEGRETVLDEPFAGEAELADGQGRVEWAVAWPLDEEGYQGLYCNTVPTPLGGTHETGLRSAVIRALKAHAERIGYRKAGQLTADDVLGGSALLLSLFYKTPQFQGQTKEKLVSNEVTRLVEGAVKDRFELWLGDHPAEGTALLDHTVARAEERLARKRSKEVKRQSATRKLRLPGKLADCSIGDRPGTEIFIVEGDSAGGSAKQARNRETQAILPLRGKILNVASATADKLAQNKELQDLVTALGCGVGRHCRIDDLRYEKVVIMTDADVDGAHIAALLMTFFFREMRPLIERGHLFLAQPPLFRLSHGGTVAYARDDVHRQELLRTVFKGKKNIEVGRFKGLGEMNPSQLKETTMDPARRSLLGVEIRDVEGKPTGQLIEELMGRKPELRFQFIQENAGLVRELDV from the coding sequence ATGAGCGATCTTTTCGAACTGACGGATACGGCGACGAGTGCGACCTATACGGCCGAGGACATCGAGGTCCTCGAAGGGCTGGAGCCGGTGCGCCGGCGGCCCGGCATGTATATCGGGGGGACGGACGTCAATGCCCTGCATCACCTCGTGGCCGAGCTGCTCGACAACAGCATGGACGAGGCGGTGGCCGGTCATGCCAACCGTATCGAGATCGAGCTGGAAGCCGGCGATGCCATCACCATTCGCGACAATGGCCGCGGCATTCCGGTCGATCCGCATCCCAAGTTCCCCGACAAGAGCGCGCTGGAGGTGATCCTCACGACGCTGCATTCCGGCGGGAAGTTCCAGAACAAGGCTTACCAGACGGCCGGCGGCCTGCATGGCGTGGGCGTGTCGGTGGTCAACGCGCTGGCGAGCGAACTGGTTGTGGAAGTGGCGCGCGACCGCAGGTTGTACCGCCAGCGCTATGCACGCGGTGTGCCGCAGGGGCGGATCGAGGATGCGGGAGCGGTGGCCAACCGGCGGGGCACCAGCATCCGCTTCATTCCCGATACCGAGATTTTCGGCAACCGTGTCCGTTTCGATGCCGAGCGGCTGCACCGCATGGCCCGTTCCAAGGCCTATCTGTTCAAGGGTGTGGAGATTCGCTGGAGCTGCGATCCGGCGCTGGTGGAGGGGCGGTCCACGCCGGCGCGCGATACCTTCCATTTCCCGAACGGCCTGAGCGATTTCCTGGCCGGACTGCTTGAGGGCCGCGAGACCGTGCTGGACGAACCCTTCGCCGGAGAGGCCGAGCTGGCCGATGGGCAGGGGCGGGTGGAATGGGCCGTGGCCTGGCCACTGGACGAGGAAGGCTACCAGGGACTCTACTGCAACACCGTGCCGACGCCGCTGGGCGGCACCCATGAGACCGGCCTGCGGTCAGCGGTGATCCGGGCGCTCAAGGCCCATGCCGAGCGCATCGGCTACAGAAAGGCCGGCCAGCTTACTGCGGATGATGTCCTGGGCGGATCGGCGCTGCTGTTGTCGCTGTTCTACAAGACCCCGCAGTTTCAGGGGCAGACCAAGGAAAAGCTGGTCAGCAACGAGGTGACGCGGCTGGTCGAGGGGGCGGTCAAGGACCGATTCGAATTGTGGCTGGGCGACCATCCCGCCGAAGGCACGGCACTGCTCGACCATACCGTTGCGCGTGCCGAGGAGCGGCTGGCGCGCAAGCGGTCGAAGGAGGTCAAGCGGCAGTCGGCGACGCGCAAGCTGAGGCTGCCGGGCAAGCTGGCGGATTGTTCGATCGGCGACCGTCCCGGAACGGAGATCTTCATCGTCGAGGGCGATAGTGCCGGCGGTTCGGCCAAGCAGGCGCGCAACCGCGAGACGCAGGCGATCCTGCCGTTGCGGGGCAAGATCCTCAACGTCGCGTCGGCCACCGCCGACAAGCTGGCGCAGAACAAGGAGCTGCAGGATCTGGTGACGGCGTTGGGCTGTGGTGTGGGAAGGCACTGCCGGATTGATGATCTCCGCTATGAGAAGGTCGTCATCATGACCGATGCCGATGTCGATGGCGCGCATATCGCCGCACTCCTGATGACCTTCTTCTTCAGGGAAATGCGGCCACTCATCGAAAGGGGCCACTTGTTTCTGGCTCAGCCCCCGCTCTTCCGGCTCAGTCACGGCGGCACGGTGGCCTATGCCCGGGATGATGTGCACCGACAGGAATTGCTGCGTACGGTGTTCAAAGGCAAGAAGAACATCGAGGTCGGCCGCTTCAAGGGGCTCGGCGAGATGAACCCGTCGCAGCTCAAGGAGACGACGATGGACCCGGCCCGCCGCT